In Janthinobacterium agaricidamnosum NBRC 102515 = DSM 9628, the DNA window AAGTACGGATCAGATGGGACGGCCCGTGTTACGGCTTGTCGGCGATGATGATGGCGGCCGTAGCGGGTGCCGTAGCGGGCGCCGTAGCGGGTGCCGTAGCGGGTGCCGTGGCAGGGACGCGCTGCGCCTTGGACGGCGCGACCTTGCCGCCTTCGGCCAGCCAGCGCCGGTAGACCCGCAACGCCACTTGGGCGTCGTCGGCCGCGTACAGGATTTGCTTTTCGCTGAGACGGGTGGTGGCCCAGTTGGTGGTCGAGATTTTTTTCGATTTTTGCAAGCGCATGCCGAAGAACTTGGCGACGGCTGTCTTGGCGCCCAGATCGTTGCGCTGGCCGCCGCGCAGCGCGACCGACAAGTCCAGCACTTGTACCGGTGAAATGCCAAGCTTGTGGCGCAAGCGCTTGACGTCGTCGGACAGGCCGAAGCCGACCTTGAGCGTGATGGGCGACTCAAGGATGGCCTTGAGCGCTTTCAATACATCGGATGGCGGATTCGGGCCGACCTGGAACAGGTAGGCGGTGTCGTCGGTGGACAGCTGGATCAGATGCGGGCCGGTCGAGGTTTCGCCCTTGACGAACGTCGGCTTCGATTCGGTATCGAAGCCGACCGCGTCGGCCGCCATCAGCGCAGCCAGCGCGGCTTGCACATCGTGGCCGGATTTGACCAGCCTGACCTGGTCCAGTTGGATGCCCTGGTAGGGCGGCAAGACGACTAGAGTCTCCGGTTCCGTATTCATCAAGCCGTATCAGCCCTTGCGGGAGAATTTCGCCGTCAGTTGGTTCAGCTTTTCAGCGCGCAGGCGGTTGGCTTCCTCGGCGGCGGCCGCTTCGCGTTCGGCTTTCTTGCGGTCGGCTTCCTTCTTGAAGCGTTGTTGCAATACCTGGGTCGCGTGGTCGCGGTGGGTTTGCGTCACTTCCGCGCCGGCCGTGCCGTCGAGGTCGTAGCGCACCTTGGCTTTTTCCATCACTTTCAGGTAGCGCAGCGAACCGGTGTGGATGCCCAGCGCGGTGCGCATCAGCTTGCGGTCCAGTTCCGGCAGGCGCGCCAGGATTTGCTTGTCGATCCCGATCGACAGCGGCAGGAAGTCGCGGAACGGCGCAAACTGTTCCTGGAATTGTTTCAGCAGGGCGCGCGCG includes these proteins:
- a CDS encoding 3'-5' exonuclease, which encodes MNTEPETLVVLPPYQGIQLDQVRLVKSGHDVQAALAALMAADAVGFDTESKPTFVKGETSTGPHLIQLSTDDTAYLFQVGPNPPSDVLKALKAILESPITLKVGFGLSDDVKRLRHKLGISPVQVLDLSVALRGGQRNDLGAKTAVAKFFGMRLQKSKKISTTNWATTRLSEKQILYAADDAQVALRVYRRWLAEGGKVAPSKAQRVPATAPATAPATAPATAPATAAIIIADKP
- a CDS encoding ProQ/FINO family protein yields the protein MKSMNTPSLAPEPVATAAAPTVAVTTSAAAAPTARALLKQFQEQFAPFRDFLPLSIGIDKQILARLPELDRKLMRTALGIHTGSLRYLKVMEKAKVRYDLDGTAGAEVTQTHRDHATQVLQQRFKKEADRKKAEREAAAAEEANRLRAEKLNQLTAKFSRKG